One genomic region from Thermoleptolyngbya sichuanensis A183 encodes:
- a CDS encoding transposase: protein MSPTSRLYDALNDFLRQCDIQWQDARHLQTLCWMIIGMIGSQNVHLNGFGVYVRSRAQMAQSHQRRFRRWLSNRRINVASAHHALIGQALSNWQTQRLYLSLDTTVVWNCFCIVWVAVVYRGRTVPVAWKVVAQSSSTVRLWTIQRVLRQAQRLMPEGVAIVLLADRGFADGKLMKYLRENLGWHFRIRIKRSFQFQHQGQWRQVSSVQLQPGQAYFTPAVSVGRTKPYDNVYLAFAHDKLSSENWTIVSDEPTNLQTFAQYRLRFQVEESFLDLKSNGFNLEASRLRDKVALSQLCGVIALTMLFLVLQGVQVVASGKRRQVDAHWKRGMSYLKLGWNWIRLAITHQWKIHVYQFLSCSPDPQPAIASRRQHDDSLKREFTVLSRIPAS, encoded by the coding sequence ATGTCACCGACTTCCCGTCTTTATGATGCGTTGAATGATTTTCTGCGTCAATGCGACATTCAGTGGCAGGATGCTCGCCATCTGCAAACACTGTGCTGGATGATCATTGGCATGATTGGAAGCCAAAACGTTCATCTCAATGGATTTGGGGTGTATGTGAGGAGTCGCGCTCAAATGGCTCAATCCCACCAACGCCGGTTTCGCCGCTGGTTGTCGAATCGGCGGATCAATGTCGCGTCCGCTCATCATGCGCTGATTGGGCAGGCTCTGTCCAACTGGCAGACCCAACGACTCTACTTAAGCCTCGATACAACGGTCGTATGGAATTGTTTCTGCATCGTCTGGGTCGCAGTGGTGTACCGAGGAAGAACGGTTCCGGTCGCTTGGAAAGTGGTGGCGCAATCAAGCAGCACCGTCAGGTTGTGGACGATTCAACGGGTACTGCGGCAAGCGCAACGGCTGATGCCCGAGGGTGTCGCGATTGTCCTTTTGGCAGACCGAGGGTTTGCCGATGGCAAGTTGATGAAATACCTCCGGGAGAATCTGGGTTGGCATTTCCGCATCCGCATCAAACGCTCCTTCCAATTTCAGCACCAAGGGCAGTGGCGCCAGGTATCGTCGGTTCAATTGCAACCAGGACAAGCTTACTTTACGCCTGCAGTGTCGGTGGGTAGAACAAAGCCCTACGACAATGTTTACCTTGCCTTTGCCCACGACAAACTCAGCAGCGAGAATTGGACAATTGTGAGTGATGAGCCGACGAACTTGCAGACGTTTGCCCAATATCGACTGAGATTTCAGGTGGAGGAGTCGTTTTTGGATTTGAAGTCCAACGGGTTTAATCTCGAAGCCTCCAGACTCAGAGACAAGGTTGCCCTTTCCCAGTTGTGTGGGGTAATCGCCTTGACGATGCTGTTCTTAGTTCTCCAAGGGGTGCAAGTGGTCGCATCCGGCAAGCGTCGCCAAGTCGATGCTCACTGGAAGCGCGGCATGAGTTATCTCAAGCTGGGCTGGAATTGGATTCGGCTGGCTATCACTCACCAGTGGAAGATTCACGTTTATCAGTTCCTCTCCTGTTCACCTGACCCTCAACCTGCCATCGCATCAAGGCGACAACACGATGACTCCCTAAAGCGTGAATTCACTGTCCTCAGCCGTATTCCAGCTTCTTAG
- a CDS encoding transposase → MPATTCLYDQVLSLLRQSSNARDLRHLKALAWMVTALVCSGRLSLPQWEAYVPSRARQAQSTERRWQRFLGNRRVRVKSLYVPLVLAAIHRWQGRRLYLALDTTVLWNRYCRIHLTVTCCGRAVPLLWRVLEHPSATVSTKRYLPMLRLAHRLLQSYPDVMVLADRGFANHDLLEWLSQSRWHYCLRLPSDVVVQGPRRHPVKVGYLWPPKGEARLYEGVGIWSEGRWRCNLVLAHVKGVEEPWAVITDESPSLNTLWQYALRFRVEELFLDSKSGVFELEASGIRSAPALERLYLVAAIAILDGTTQGMAVQLDGLRCQVDPHWRRGISYLNIGLRWLKGAVNKGRTLLQLIALFTVDPEPCFASKKAEAHYYDRIWFSRIQSLCCQPTPGQSA, encoded by the coding sequence ATGCCAGCCACCACCTGCCTCTATGATCAAGTGCTGTCGTTATTGCGTCAATCCAGTAATGCCCGCGACCTGCGCCACCTCAAAGCGCTGGCGTGGATGGTGACGGCCCTGGTGTGCAGCGGTCGGTTGAGCCTGCCGCAGTGGGAAGCCTATGTGCCCAGTCGGGCCCGTCAGGCGCAAAGCACCGAACGCCGGTGGCAGCGCTTCCTAGGCAATCGCCGGGTGCGGGTCAAAAGTCTGTACGTGCCGCTGGTGCTAGCCGCCATCCATCGCTGGCAAGGTCGGCGGCTTTACCTGGCGCTCGATACGACGGTGTTGTGGAATCGCTACTGCAGGATTCACCTGACGGTTACCTGTTGCGGACGAGCGGTGCCGCTGCTGTGGCGGGTTTTGGAGCATCCCAGTGCCACCGTCAGCACGAAGCGATACCTCCCCATGCTGCGGTTAGCCCATCGGCTGTTGCAGTCGTACCCCGATGTGATGGTGTTAGCCGACCGCGGGTTTGCTAACCATGACCTGCTGGAGTGGCTAAGCCAAAGTCGCTGGCACTATTGTTTACGCTTGCCCAGTGACGTAGTGGTGCAGGGTCCGCGCCGTCATCCTGTTAAGGTAGGCTATCTGTGGCCTCCCAAAGGTGAAGCTCGACTCTATGAAGGGGTGGGAATCTGGAGCGAGGGGCGCTGGCGCTGCAATTTGGTGCTGGCTCATGTCAAAGGCGTCGAGGAACCCTGGGCGGTCATCACTGATGAGTCTCCCTCCCTCAATACCCTGTGGCAATATGCTCTCCGCTTTCGAGTCGAGGAGCTTTTCCTCGATTCTAAATCTGGTGTCTTTGAGTTAGAAGCTTCCGGCATCCGCTCCGCTCCGGCTCTCGAACGCCTCTATCTGGTCGCGGCGATCGCTATCCTTGATGGCACGACCCAGGGCATGGCGGTGCAACTCGATGGGCTACGCTGCCAGGTTGACCCGCACTGGAGGCGAGGGATTAGCTATCTCAACATAGGTTTGCGCTGGCTCAAGGGTGCCGTCAATAAAGGGCGAACACTGCTTCAGCTGATTGCCCTATTTACCGTTGACCCTGAACCCTGTTTTGCCTCTAAAAAAGCTGAAGCCCACTATTATGACCGCATTTGGTTTTCTAGAATTCAATCCTTGTGCTGCCAGCCGACACCCGGGCAGTCCGCATAA
- a CDS encoding S-layer family protein, with protein sequence MRAGRYLEIDNNTAIDLFTGDGQFGNIEVFSGGDLTLDNQSRLSAQTGGSGSAGDVVVQATGSIVMRGMSQIDSSSFANTRQPGLFGNAGNVRLQASHILLDQKSKITTVVSVPQGQGGNVIVEGRSLLLRNGSRISSRADIDERLGGSNGGNIFINADVIAAVASENSDIDASAVDGRGGSVDLTTQGLFGIVFRPAPTDRSDITVNSRFGTDGTVTINGLVVDPSQGLVELPAQPVDASRLIARGCGTAGTAIALSQREFVVSGWGGLPAAPGDLQGSGAIAANWADPGSPGYSANRPLRPSNPAQTLPSPTPLTEAQGWIRNDSGQVRLVAEVPMAAGSQIASVACASGGPDSPESHSE encoded by the coding sequence TTGCGGGCTGGACGCTATCTAGAGATTGACAACAACACTGCCATTGACTTGTTCACTGGCGATGGTCAATTTGGCAACATTGAAGTCTTTAGCGGCGGGGATTTAACGCTGGACAACCAGAGCCGCCTCTCAGCCCAGACTGGGGGAAGCGGAAGCGCAGGCGATGTAGTAGTGCAGGCAACAGGCTCGATTGTGATGCGCGGGATGTCTCAAATCGACAGCTCTTCCTTTGCAAATACTCGCCAGCCTGGTCTTTTTGGCAATGCAGGTAATGTCCGTTTGCAAGCAAGCCATATTCTGCTTGATCAGAAAAGTAAAATTACGACTGTTGTTTCTGTTCCCCAAGGACAGGGGGGAAATGTGATTGTAGAAGGGCGATCGCTCCTCCTCAGAAATGGCAGCAGAATCTCCAGCAGGGCTGACATTGATGAACGCCTTGGCGGTAGCAATGGAGGGAATATTTTTATCAATGCGGATGTGATTGCAGCGGTGGCCTCGGAAAACAGCGACATTGATGCCAGTGCTGTCGATGGGCGGGGTGGATCGGTTGATTTAACCACTCAGGGTCTCTTTGGTATCGTCTTTCGCCCAGCGCCAACTGATCGCAGCGATATCACTGTTAACTCCAGATTCGGGACGGATGGCACAGTCACGATCAACGGGTTAGTGGTTGACCCCAGCCAGGGTCTAGTCGAACTGCCCGCCCAACCTGTAGATGCCTCGCGGCTGATCGCCAGAGGGTGCGGTACAGCAGGCACAGCGATCGCCCTGTCCCAGCGGGAATTTGTCGTCTCTGGGTGGGGCGGGCTACCTGCTGCACCGGGGGACTTGCAAGGAAGTGGGGCGATCGCCGCAAATTGGGCTGATCCAGGATCACCAGGTTATTCCGCTAATCGACCGCTCCGACCCTCCAACCCAGCCCAAACTCTCCCCTCCCCAACGCCCCTCACCGAGGCCCAAGGCTGGATTCGCAACGACAGCGGGCAGGTGCGGCTGGTAGCGGAAGTGCCAATGGCAGCAGGCAGCCAAATCGCCTCAGTAGCCTGCGCGTCCGGTGGGCCCGATTCCCCTGAGTCACACTCCGAATGA
- a CDS encoding calcium-binding protein, giving the protein MNPLHPIYEILAKEIVAVSDNPQFQPQVDASLAQAGYTIDQIFNDPTTGFQALGLKSTTPGKPPVLVFRQTNELLDDLANRDPNGVGFAQFQANQDDLEDGLLATFAATGVRPDIIGHSLGGGIAQIAAAELTDLVGEIVTFNSPGTSGAIAAQFLAAGGTDKTVTHYVVKGDFVSLGGQAFINGKVVLQAYTDPAINPITLLDKHGQIRRLLSTPPEGYTTTELSIAELSSPTFSFIGDSDFNEFLAALNFVNPGLAAQLVSRASVEALRISPNFSFLGLVLGARAALAPEQDNFLVGDDADNTANGAGGNDQIFGNGGNDLMQGGAGNDTIFGGAGNDTLLGNNGNDSLNGGNGADQLVGGAGRDTLIGGNGADTLIGVNPDSQRPGRGEVDVLNGGNGPDVSLLGNARGVFYDDGNPNQAGLNDYALITEFGTGDRLQLKGKAADYRLQNLGISTQIFLRQSSGPDELIAIVQGARLNLTSSQFTYVA; this is encoded by the coding sequence ATGAACCCTCTCCATCCGATTTACGAAATTCTGGCTAAAGAAATCGTCGCGGTATCCGACAACCCCCAGTTTCAGCCGCAGGTTGATGCATCTCTAGCTCAGGCAGGCTACACCATTGACCAAATTTTCAACGACCCCACGACGGGCTTTCAGGCATTGGGGCTGAAGTCCACCACGCCGGGGAAGCCGCCCGTGCTGGTGTTTCGGCAGACGAACGAACTGTTAGACGATTTGGCCAACCGAGATCCCAATGGGGTTGGGTTTGCCCAGTTTCAAGCAAATCAAGACGACCTGGAAGACGGGCTGCTAGCCACCTTTGCGGCGACGGGCGTGCGTCCCGATATTATCGGCCACAGCTTGGGCGGCGGCATTGCCCAAATTGCGGCCGCTGAGCTAACGGATTTGGTGGGGGAAATCGTCACGTTTAACTCGCCAGGAACCAGCGGGGCGATCGCCGCTCAGTTCCTTGCCGCAGGTGGCACAGACAAGACCGTCACCCATTACGTGGTCAAAGGCGATTTTGTGTCGCTGGGCGGGCAGGCGTTTATCAACGGCAAGGTGGTCTTGCAGGCCTACACCGACCCTGCGATTAACCCCATCACCCTGCTCGACAAGCATGGTCAAATCCGCCGCCTGCTCAGCACGCCGCCCGAAGGTTACACCACGACAGAACTCTCCATTGCCGAACTCAGCAGCCCTACGTTTAGCTTCATTGGCGATTCCGATTTCAACGAGTTTCTGGCAGCGCTCAATTTTGTCAATCCGGGGCTGGCGGCTCAACTGGTGTCTCGTGCCAGCGTGGAAGCCCTCCGCATCTCGCCCAACTTCTCCTTTTTGGGGCTGGTGCTGGGCGCACGGGCGGCCCTGGCTCCAGAGCAAGATAACTTTTTGGTGGGCGACGATGCCGACAACACGGCCAACGGCGCAGGCGGCAATGACCAAATCTTTGGCAACGGCGGCAACGACCTGATGCAAGGCGGCGCAGGCAACGACACGATCTTCGGCGGGGCGGGCAACGACACCTTGCTGGGCAACAATGGCAACGACTCGCTGAATGGCGGCAACGGAGCCGATCAACTGGTCGGCGGCGCAGGCAGGGATACGCTGATTGGCGGCAACGGAGCCGATACGCTGATTGGCGTGAACCCAGACTCGCAGCGGCCCGGGCGGGGCGAGGTGGATGTTCTCAATGGCGGCAACGGCCCCGATGTATCCCTGCTGGGCAACGCCAGGGGCGTGTTTTATGATGACGGCAACCCCAACCAAGCAGGGCTAAACGATTACGCGCTGATTACGGAATTTGGCACGGGCGATCGCCTCCAACTGAAGGGCAAAGCCGCCGACTATCGCCTACAAAACCTGGGCATCAGCACGCAAATTTTCCTGCGGCAAAGCAGCGGCCCCGACGAACTCATTGCCATTGTGCAAGGCGCACGGCTCAACCTCACGAGCAGCCAGTTCACCTACGTTGCCTGA
- a CDS encoding glycosyltransferase family 4 protein produces the protein MPPYIHYHLIAFLVAVAVVLVSTPIVKNLGIRSGRVDMPGGRKVHKRPMVRLGGVSIFLGTVAALVVVWLMGGFGVLPPDKEYEVWGVVIGGLAFFLIGLADDLFCLSPSVRLVLQAVFATAAWFAGVQIDFLSVPFDGLVGLAPWVSLPITVLWLVGMANAINWIDGLDGLAAGVAGIASMVMLVVCLFMNQPAAALIVAALGGASFAFLRYNFNPAQIFMGDGGAYFIGFTLAGVGVIGLVKSVTTAAVLLPYIILAVPILDMSAVILDRIRSGKSPFKADKRHLHHRLLKAGLPHRMTVLVIYALTFWVGSLALAFSGIPSGLAYAIVATLLLTYAAWQARKHARSQG, from the coding sequence ATGCCGCCTTATATTCACTATCATCTGATCGCGTTTCTCGTCGCTGTCGCGGTTGTTCTTGTTTCAACGCCGATCGTCAAAAACTTGGGCATCCGCAGCGGGCGAGTCGATATGCCAGGTGGCCGCAAGGTTCACAAGCGCCCGATGGTGCGGCTTGGCGGCGTGTCCATTTTTCTGGGGACCGTCGCCGCGCTGGTGGTGGTTTGGCTGATGGGCGGGTTTGGCGTGCTGCCGCCCGATAAAGAATACGAAGTATGGGGCGTGGTCATCGGCGGACTAGCCTTTTTCCTAATTGGGCTGGCGGATGACCTGTTCTGCCTGTCGCCCAGCGTGCGCCTGGTGCTGCAAGCGGTTTTTGCCACGGCAGCCTGGTTTGCAGGCGTGCAGATTGATTTCCTCTCGGTTCCCTTCGATGGGCTGGTAGGGCTAGCGCCGTGGGTGAGTCTGCCGATTACCGTCCTCTGGCTGGTGGGCATGGCCAATGCGATTAACTGGATCGACGGGCTGGATGGACTGGCGGCCGGTGTGGCGGGCATTGCCTCGATGGTGATGCTGGTGGTGTGTTTATTCATGAACCAGCCTGCGGCAGCGCTGATTGTGGCGGCTCTCGGCGGCGCGAGTTTCGCATTTCTCCGCTACAACTTCAATCCAGCGCAGATTTTTATGGGCGATGGTGGTGCGTATTTTATCGGCTTTACGCTGGCTGGCGTTGGCGTGATTGGGCTGGTCAAGAGCGTGACCACAGCGGCGGTGCTGCTGCCTTACATTATTTTGGCCGTGCCGATTCTGGATATGTCGGCGGTCATTTTGGATCGCATCCGCAGCGGCAAGTCGCCCTTTAAGGCTGACAAGCGCCACCTGCATCACCGCCTGCTGAAGGCTGGACTGCCTCACCGCATGACGGTATTGGTGATCTACGCGCTGACGTTTTGGGTGGGCAGTCTGGCGCTGGCGTTTTCTGGAATCCCCAGCGGTCTGGCCTATGCCATCGTGGCCACGCTGCTGCTTACCTATGCAGCGTGGCAGGCTCGCAAACACGCCCGCTCCCAAGGATAG
- a CDS encoding MFS transporter has translation MDADAPNPSITLSKKEFWALWLTLFLIAYNISVISPVMPLLVRELNTSIGYIQSALVLFSLVTASFAPTSENLCRFYGRERIFLGGLLLYGLGIVAMALSPTIGFWVVSFSLLTGLAATPLVSAPWSIMDFAYDGKQEEQATVAFILASVIGGLSGSLLGGFIASHFGWRWSFTPSLIVFVLVMVMGRTLPSTSVPRKVPIDWVGGLVSFLGFGSILLGVGLAGEYGWWKPKQVFSIAGLVIPPFAVSIVPTLISVGVICLGFFAVWQRQQQQPAGIPLMRVGLLRNAVFVNGLLTAMLHTLVTSGIQFNLYQSLPIILPLNPFQTAIAVLPYTLTMVVVVVLLLKRLKIDQQLFPKYLVHIGLSLLIVGLLAMYWAIAPDMTTLSILPALMLMGMGSGLFSVYIGRLTYATTSKREKPEGTGIYNPCQQLGSSLGRGILGTILITSASIDVVDQVAQLMGLSLSSEQRLNAITALQRMVQTFSKQERREALARVLPEPVMAQLPEVARLAAVEGMKIALLVAIAVSVVCLLLSTQLPKRGRRRP, from the coding sequence ATGGACGCAGACGCTCCTAATCCATCTATCACGCTTAGCAAAAAAGAGTTTTGGGCGCTCTGGCTGACGTTGTTTCTGATTGCCTACAACATCAGCGTCATTTCGCCCGTCATGCCCCTCCTGGTGCGGGAGTTGAACACCAGCATCGGCTATATCCAGAGTGCGCTGGTGCTGTTTTCCCTGGTCACTGCATCCTTTGCGCCGACGAGTGAAAACCTGTGTCGGTTCTATGGGCGAGAGCGAATCTTTTTGGGTGGACTGTTGCTCTATGGCCTCGGCATTGTGGCCATGGCCCTCAGCCCCACGATTGGGTTCTGGGTGGTCAGCTTTTCGCTGCTGACGGGGCTGGCGGCGACCCCCTTGGTCAGCGCTCCCTGGAGCATTATGGACTTTGCCTACGACGGCAAACAGGAGGAGCAGGCCACCGTTGCATTCATCCTGGCCTCGGTAATCGGCGGTCTGTCGGGGAGCTTGCTGGGCGGTTTCATCGCGTCTCATTTTGGCTGGCGCTGGTCGTTTACCCCGTCGCTGATTGTCTTTGTGCTGGTGATGGTGATGGGCAGAACCTTGCCCTCTACCTCGGTTCCCCGCAAGGTTCCGATCGATTGGGTGGGCGGTTTGGTGTCCTTTTTGGGCTTTGGCAGTATTTTGCTGGGCGTGGGGCTGGCGGGGGAGTATGGCTGGTGGAAGCCCAAGCAGGTCTTTTCGATTGCGGGGCTGGTGATTCCGCCCTTTGCGGTGTCGATTGTGCCGACGCTGATTTCGGTGGGGGTGATTTGCCTTGGCTTTTTTGCTGTCTGGCAGCGACAGCAGCAGCAGCCCGCTGGCATTCCGCTGATGCGCGTGGGGCTGCTGCGAAACGCTGTGTTTGTGAACGGTTTGCTGACGGCGATGCTGCATACGCTGGTCACGTCTGGCATTCAGTTCAACCTATATCAATCGCTGCCGATCATTCTGCCGCTCAACCCCTTTCAGACGGCGATCGCCGTTTTGCCCTACACCCTGACGATGGTGGTGGTCGTGGTGCTGCTGCTCAAGCGGTTGAAAATCGATCAGCAATTGTTTCCCAAATATCTGGTGCATATTGGGCTATCGCTGCTGATTGTGGGATTGCTGGCGATGTATTGGGCGATCGCCCCCGACATGACAACCCTCAGCATCCTGCCCGCGCTGATGCTCATGGGCATGGGGTCGGGACTATTTTCGGTCTATATTGGTAGGCTCACCTACGCCACCACCTCAAAGCGGGAAAAACCCGAAGGAACCGGGATCTATAACCCGTGCCAGCAGTTGGGCAGTTCTCTGGGGCGCGGCATTTTGGGCACGATTTTGATTACCTCGGCCTCTATTGATGTGGTGGATCAGGTCGCGCAACTCATGGGGCTGAGCCTTTCGAGCGAGCAGCGACTAAACGCCATTACCGCTTTGCAGCGGATGGTGCAGACCTTTTCCAAGCAGGAACGCCGAGAGGCGCTGGCTAGAGTGCTGCCCGAACCCGTGATGGCGCAGCTTCCCGAAGTGGCCCGCCTGGCCGCCGTCGAAGGCATGAAGATTGCGCTACTCGTCGCCATTGCCGTCAGCGTGGTCTGCCTGCTGCTTTCCACCCAACTCCCCAAGCGGGGCCGCCGCCGTCCCTGA
- a CDS encoding DUF6679 family protein, whose protein sequence is MLHRKIYQLCCDGREVWIFLRDQQRWIERARILDIEGDLVTLRYETEEEDEMCSWEEMIRLESIGSVMQKLATVPRGDSEPLVSEDCPEAEQIRNHHPESNPE, encoded by the coding sequence ATGCTACACCGCAAGATCTATCAACTCTGTTGTGATGGTCGGGAAGTCTGGATTTTCTTGCGGGATCAGCAGCGATGGATTGAGCGAGCGCGAATTCTCGACATCGAAGGCGATCTGGTGACGCTGCGCTACGAAACGGAAGAAGAAGACGAGATGTGTTCGTGGGAAGAGATGATTCGACTGGAAAGCATTGGCTCGGTGATGCAAAAGTTGGCGACGGTGCCGCGAGGCGATTCGGAACCGCTGGTGTCGGAAGATTGCCCTGAGGCGGAGCAAATCCGCAACCATCATCCAGAGTCAAACCCTGAGTAG
- a CDS encoding filamentous hemagglutinin N-terminal domain-containing protein: protein MPFWKLRWLLSRKSLSSAIALVFWGWVLGDRAFGRPIADNSLGTESSRVEPVSGMNFQIHGGAQRGRNLFHSLQRLDVERGGSVFFVPDAGVRTILTRVTGDRRSNIRGTLGVVGDANLILMNPNGILFGRNARLNIAGSFVGTTADAIAFGDQGLFSALPTEVPADLTINPSALLYRQIAPAPIEVYSRHPRSFEDPPFFSFTGLQTGEAQSLLLAGGGVILDGGILSTLGGAVEIGGLSQPGQVGLQWQRAGQSFSARPRLRWSPDASLADVRVVNDGQIVTTVLNPAIKEPGGIAIAARRLTARNAQFLAGSSGANAGVISLIASERLDLQNISAIATEATNGNSGDITFSAPNITLSNTYVFFNTQIEGNAGTLRIQASDTLILRNSTQLRSEVDGRGNLLD, encoded by the coding sequence ATGCCCTTCTGGAAATTGCGCTGGCTTTTGAGTCGCAAGTCTCTGAGCAGCGCGATCGCCCTTGTCTTTTGGGGATGGGTGCTGGGCGATCGCGCTTTCGGTCGCCCCATCGCCGACAACAGCCTCGGCACAGAGTCTTCACGGGTGGAGCCTGTGTCTGGGATGAATTTTCAGATTCACGGCGGGGCACAGCGGGGGCGCAACTTATTTCACAGCTTGCAGCGGCTGGATGTCGAGCGGGGCGGTAGCGTGTTCTTCGTGCCCGATGCAGGGGTGCGGACGATTTTGACTCGTGTGACGGGCGATCGCCGCTCAAATATTCGCGGCACACTGGGGGTTGTGGGAGATGCCAATCTGATTTTAATGAATCCCAACGGCATTCTGTTTGGGCGCAATGCGCGGCTAAACATAGCCGGGTCGTTTGTGGGCACGACGGCAGATGCGATCGCATTTGGTGATCAGGGCTTGTTCAGCGCGCTACCGACAGAAGTGCCTGCCGATTTGACGATCAACCCTTCAGCGCTGCTATATCGCCAGATTGCGCCTGCGCCTATCGAGGTCTATAGTCGCCATCCCAGAAGTTTTGAAGATCCGCCCTTTTTCAGTTTCACAGGCTTGCAAACTGGAGAAGCGCAAAGCCTGTTGCTGGCAGGAGGAGGAGTTATATTAGACGGCGGCATTCTCAGCACGTTAGGGGGAGCAGTTGAGATAGGCGGGCTAAGCCAGCCAGGGCAGGTCGGCTTGCAGTGGCAGCGGGCGGGACAGTCGTTTTCTGCAAGGCCGCGCCTGCGATGGAGTCCTGATGCCAGCCTAGCCGATGTCCGCGTGGTGAATGATGGGCAAATTGTGACTACGGTGCTAAATCCAGCAATAAAGGAGCCGGGAGGAATTGCGATCGCTGCCCGTCGATTAACCGCTCGAAATGCACAGTTTTTAGCAGGCAGCAGCGGAGCCAATGCAGGCGTAATTTCGCTGATTGCCAGTGAGCGGCTTGATCTGCAAAATATTTCTGCCATTGCAACGGAGGCCACAAACGGAAACTCTGGAGACATCACCTTCTCAGCACCAAACATTACCCTGTCAAACACTTACGTTTTCTTCAACACACAAATTGAAGGGAACGCCGGAACGCTGCGAATTCAAGCTAGCGATACCCTAATTCTTCGCAACTCAACGCAACTCCGCAGTGAAGTTGATGGCAGGGGAAACCTGCTTGACTGA
- a CDS encoding SDH family Clp fold serine proteinase — MSLVNLLIIFFLISSISPLIQRFLTEQRRLMTIQAFERSRGSRVILLIHRQESISFLGVPVSRFISIEDSEQVLRAIRLTPPNVPIDLILHTPGGLVLATEQIARALVRHPAKVTVFVPHYAMSGGTMLAMAADEIVMDENAVLGPVDPQLGSTPAASVLKVLEDKPISDIDDQTIVTADIARKAIRQVQKFVRTLLEDCVPKRKIEPERIDRIIEALTTGQVTHDYPISVEEAQELGLHVVVGLPKIIYSLMDLYPQPSMGRPTVQYIPLPYENRPMLPESIKE, encoded by the coding sequence ATGAGTCTTGTTAATCTTCTAATCATCTTTTTCCTGATTTCTTCCATTTCCCCTTTAATTCAGCGGTTTTTAACCGAGCAGCGGCGGCTGATGACGATCCAGGCGTTCGAGCGCAGTCGCGGCAGTCGGGTCATTTTGCTCATCCACCGCCAGGAATCCATCAGTTTTCTGGGCGTTCCCGTTTCTCGCTTCATCAGCATCGAAGACTCTGAGCAGGTGCTACGGGCGATCCGGCTGACCCCACCCAATGTGCCCATCGACCTGATCTTGCATACCCCAGGGGGACTGGTGCTGGCGACCGAGCAAATTGCCCGCGCCCTAGTGCGCCATCCGGCCAAGGTGACGGTGTTTGTGCCCCACTACGCCATGAGCGGCGGCACGATGCTGGCGATGGCTGCCGATGAAATCGTGATGGACGAAAACGCAGTGCTGGGCCCGGTCGATCCGCAGTTGGGCAGCACGCCCGCTGCCAGCGTGTTGAAGGTGCTGGAAGACAAGCCCATCAGCGATATCGATGACCAGACCATCGTGACCGCCGACATCGCCCGCAAAGCCATTCGCCAAGTGCAAAAGTTTGTCCGCACGCTGCTCGAAGACTGCGTGCCCAAGCGTAAAATCGAGCCTGAAAGAATTGACCGCATTATCGAAGCGCTGACGACGGGGCAGGTGACGCACGACTACCCGATTTCGGTAGAAGAAGCGCAGGAACTTGGGCTACACGTCGTTGTTGGGCTACCCAAGATTATCTACAGCCTGATGGATCTGTATCCGCAGCCGTCGATGGGCCGCCCCACCGTGCAATACATTCCGCTGCCCTACGAAAACCGCCCGATGCTGCCGGAGTCTATTAAGGAGTAG